Within the Chitinispirillales bacterium genome, the region AAATACGGGAAGAAAGAAACGGGAAAAGGGAAACATAAAGGTTTGGCTAACAGAAAACGAAAAGGATAAAAATGAAAAAAAAAATATATTTTATGATAGTTATAATATGTTGCCTCTCTTATATTTCTTGCGCTAAGCGAATTTTGCCTTCGGGAGGCGAAGGCGATAAAATTTCACCGAAAATAGTTAGTGTTTTTCCCGCCGACCGATCCGTATCGGTTGCCAAAAGTCAAGAAATTACGGTACATTTTTCTGAATGGATAGACGCCAAAAGCGTACAAAAGGGGATTATAATTTCACCTTATACTGATTTTTCGACAAAAATAAAAGGAAAAACGTTGCAAATGATTCCTAAAACGCCGTTAAAAGAAAACACTTCGTATCATTTGTCTTTTTTGAGTGAAATATCCGATTATTCAAACAATACGCTTGATGAAACTCAAACGATAATTTTTTCGACCGGAAATTTTATCGATACGGCATATGTGGAAGGGCGAATATTTTTTGAGAAACACGATGCAATTCTTCCTAAAGTCGCGCTTTTTTTTGAAAACAGGGCGATCGCGGGCGACTCGGTTTTGCTTTCGTCTTCCGATTACATTGTTCAAGCGGATTCTTCCGGATATTTTAAGTTTAACTGCATTTCGGAAGAAAAATACAGGATTATCGCTTTTATAGATAAAAATCGCGATAATAAAATAACGCCTCTTGAGCCGATTTTTATTTCCGAAACCCAGACGATTAATACGCAAAATTTTGTAGAATTATTACCGGCGGTTTGCGATACTGCGCAAAATGGAATATCTGATTTGTCAGCGATTTCTCCAGCCATTTTATTGATTAAGTTCAAACGCTTTTCTGAAGAAATTATGTTTGATTCTTTGAAAATATTTAGTTTGCGGGATACAAAAGATATACGTATAGAAAAAATAGAGAAAATTCACGATATGCCCGTTGTCGCCGTTTTTTTGATTGACAGCTTGCAAAACAGTTCGTACTTATTTGAGATGAAATCGAAAAAAAATTATGTAAACGACGGGGATTCAATATTTTGCGATACCGTTAAATTTAACGGGACAACCTTTTGCGACACTATAAAATTAGCATATCTTGACAGTTTGTTTTCAATAAAAACGAAAAACGAAGTTGAAAGCGACAGCGTTGCGTTTTGTCCGAAATTATCGTGGAATTTTTTTGGGGAATTTCCGCAAAATCCGCTTTGGGAGATAAAAAGCGCAAAGTCCAAACTTTATTATACAAATGAAAATTTTATAGAAAACATTCCTGAAGGGAAATACACGATTTCACTTATAGACGATAAAAATCAAAACGGGAAGCATGATTTGGGAACTCTTTTTCCGTTTGCATGCGGTGAGAAAAAAATTTCGTTCTTTGATACTCTTGTCGTCCGTGAAAGATGGGAAGCCGAGTACGACATAAGAATAGAAAATCAATAAGAGTTTTTATATCTCATAATAATCGTATCCGTCGCCGTATTTGAGAACGGATTTATAAACCGTGTTTTCGGCTTTACGATAAACTTGAGAGTACGGTTCTACCGATTTTGTTATCAACGCGTTTCCGCCGATTACCGACCC harbors:
- a CDS encoding Ig-like domain-containing protein; translation: MKKKIYFMIVIICCLSYISCAKRILPSGGEGDKISPKIVSVFPADRSVSVAKSQEITVHFSEWIDAKSVQKGIIISPYTDFSTKIKGKTLQMIPKTPLKENTSYHLSFLSEISDYSNNTLDETQTIIFSTGNFIDTAYVEGRIFFEKHDAILPKVALFFENRAIAGDSVLLSSSDYIVQADSSGYFKFNCISEEKYRIIAFIDKNRDNKITPLEPIFISETQTINTQNFVELLPAVCDTAQNGISDLSAISPAILLIKFKRFSEEIMFDSLKIFSLRDTKDIRIEKIEKIHDMPVVAVFLIDSLQNSSYLFEMKSKKNYVNDGDSIFCDTVKFNGTTFCDTIKLAYLDSLFSIKTKNEVESDSVAFCPKLSWNFFGEFPQNPLWEIKSAKSKLYYTNENFIENIPEGKYTISLIDDKNQNGKHDLGTLFPFACGEKKISFFDTLVVRERWEAEYDIRIENQ